GTAGGGAGTGATCATTGCGACGCGCCGGGCGCCGATCGCCTGCAGACCGTCGATCAGGGCTCCCGCGCTGGTGACGACCGGCGGCTGACGGGGTGACTGCTCCAGCGCGCCCTCGAGTCGTGCCTGCACGTCACGGTGGGCGCCCGGCCCGCGGGCCATCACGGCCACGAGGCAGGCGTACGCGATCACCTCGACCGGGGCGTCGGCGAGCGACTGGGCGGCCACGTCGGAGGCCTGCACCATCCGGTCGAGCTCCTCGGCCGTGACGTGCGACAGGCGCGCCCGTGCGGAGTGCCAGGTGAACGATTCTCCCGTCGTCAGGCCGCGCCGCCGGAAGAGCTCGGGCAGCTCGGTCTCCATGGTCGTGTTCGAGCTCGGGACGATCAGTCCCACACGGCGTGCCTGGTCGCTCACGGTGCCTCCTCGAGCAGCGTCACGACGCCGTCGTCGCCGTTGACCTCGATCAGTTGCCCCGTGCGGATCCGCTGTGTCGCGAAGCCGGTGCCGACAACGGCGGGCAGGCCGTACTCGCGGGAGACGATCGCGGTGTGCGCCATGATCCCGCCGATGTCCGAGACCGCGGCGGCGATCGTGGAGAACACCGGCGCCCACGACGGCGCGGTGATGCGGCACACGAGGATCTCGCCGGGCTGGACGTCGTGCAGGCCGTCGCTCGTCGTGACCACGCGCGCGCGCCCGCGTGCGACGCCGCCGGAGGCGGCGACGCCGTTCAGGATCGCCGCGTCCTCCTCCTTGCCGCCGAGCCACTCGTCGACGACCTCCTGCGTGATCCCCCACAGCATGATCGTGAGGGGCTCGGTGATCTCCTCGGGTGGGCGCCCGAGCGCGGGGGGCGGCGTCCACGCGCGCAGTCGCTCGTAGACGTCCCGGCGCCGCCGCACGACGTCCGGCCAGTACGAGGGCCCGCGCGCGTCGGTGCCCGTCGCCCAGCCGATGCAGAGGTCGTAGAGGGCGTCGTGCACCTCGGTGCGGCGGAGGAAGAAGATGTCCTCCTCGTCGGCGAAGAA
The Gaiella occulta genome window above contains:
- a CDS encoding maleate cis-trans isomerase family protein, translated to MSDQARRVGLIVPSSNTTMETELPELFRRRGLTTGESFTWHSARARLSHVTAEELDRMVQASDVAAQSLADAPVEVIAYACLVAVMARGPGAHRDVQARLEGALEQSPRQPPVVTSAGALIDGLQAIGARRVAMITPYMRPLAELVADYVRAEEIEVADLVALEVSDNVEVGRIPSHVLVEQARRVCDRDDLDALVLSACVQMPSLEVVELVEGEVGIPVVTAATATARSILLALGLSPTVAGGGRMLAADVAATGAP